GGCGCGCTTGGCCGGGTCGCCGGACTTGAAGATGCCCGAGCCGACGAAGACGCCCTCGGCGCCGAGCTGGCGCATCAGCGCGGCGTCGGCGGGGGTGGCGACGCCACCGGCGGAGAACAGCACCACGGGGAGCTTGCCGAGCTCGGCGACCTCCTTGACCAGCTCGTACGGGGCGCGCAGCTCCTTGGCGGCGGCGAACAGCTCGTTGTTGTCGTAGCCGCGCAGACGGGCGATCTCGTTCTTGATCTGGCGCAGGTGACGGACGGCCTCGACGACGTTGCCGGTGCCGGCCTCGCCCTTGGAGCGGATCATGGCCGCGCCCTCGGCTATGCGGCGCAGGGCCTCGCCCAGGTTGGTGGCACCGCAGACGAAGGGGGTGGTGAAGGCCCACTTGTCGCTGTGGTTGATCTCGTCGGCCGGGGTGAGGACCTCGGACTCGTCGATGTAGTCGACGCCGAGGGACTGCAGCACCTGGGCCTCGACGAAGTGGCCGATGCGGGACTTGGCCATGACCGGGATGGAGACGGCGCCGATGATCTCCTCGATCATGTTCGGGTCCGACATCCGGGCCACGCCGCCGTCCTTGCGGATGTCGGCCGGAACCCGCTCCAGCGCCATGACCGCGACGGCGCCCGCGTCCTCGGCGATCTTCGCCTGCTCGGCGTTGACGACGTCCATGATCACGCCGCCCTTGAGCTGCTCGGCCATGCCGCGCTTGACGCGCGCGGTGCCGGTCTCGGGGTTGGCGGACGTGCTGGTGGTCGTGCTGGACACGATGGTGACCTCACTATCAAGGGCGGCGGCAATACTGCACCCTCATACAACCCAGGGCCGCGGCCGGGGAAAAAGGGCCAATCCGAGGCCGGTGGCTTCTTAGTGGCCCGCCCGGTCGCCGAGCGCCACCGGAGGCTCGTCGTCCATCTCGAAGGCGAGGGGGAACGGCGCGTGCCCGGCGAGCCGGAACCAGCGCACCACCCGGTGCCTGCGCACGGCCCGCGCGGCGCGCACCGCGTCGTTGTGGAACCGCCGGGCCATCGGCACCCGGCGTACGGCCTCCGTCAGCTCCCGCAGTGACTCCTCACCGCCCGGCGCCTGCCGTACGGCCTCGACCTGCGGCGCCTCGGCGAAGACGGCCCGCAGCGCCTGGCTCAGCTCGCTCTCGGCGACCTCGCGGTGCTCCTCCTCGGCCTGCCGGGCGGCGTGCGCGGCCTGGTAGAGAACGATGGAGGAGGCGGGATCGAGGACCGAGGCGGTACCGAGTTCCTGGGCGACCGAGGCCCGCCGCAGCAGCTGGGCGTCCAGCGCCGCCCGCGCGGCGTCGATACGGCTGTGCAGCCGGTCCAGCCGGCCGGCTGTCCAGCTCAAGTAGACGCCGATGACGACCAGAGCGGCCGCGATCCAGATGAGTGTGGTCACGCGGCCTCACGTTACCGCTCGCCGCGCGTCGCTCCGCGGGCCGTCGGTGCCGCCCGCGGCGGCGGGCCGGGTCCGGGATGGGCTCAGCCCGGACCCGGCCCGCCGGACGGGCCCTAATCCCTGGCGAGGCCGAAGCGGGCGCGGAGGCTGACGCGTTCGTCGGCGGCCACCGAGGCCGCGCCCGCGGTGACCGTCTCGTAGACGGCCAGGATGTCCGCCCCGACCCGGGACCAGTCGAAGCGGAGCACGTGCTTGCTGCCCCGTTCGCTCAGTCCGGTGCGGTGCGCGGGGTCGGCGAGGAGGCGCAGGGCCGCCGCGGCGAGCGCGTCGGCGTCCTCGTTGGCGAACAGCTCGCCCGCCGAGCCCTGGTCCAGGACCTGGGCGAAGGCGTCCAGATCGCTGGCGAGGACGGGCGCGCCCGCCGACATCGCCTCGACCAGGATGATGCCGAAGGACTCGCCGCCGGTGTTGGGCGCCACGTACACATCGACGCTGCGCAGCAGCCGCGCCTTGTCCTCGTCGCTGACCATGCCGAGGAACTCCACGCGTTCGCGCATCCGGGCCGGCAGGCTCGCGACGGCCTCCTCCTCGTCACCGCGCCCGGCAACCAGCAGCCTCGTGTCCGGGCACTCCGCGAGGATCTTCGGCAGGGCGCGCATCAGGACGGGCAGGCCCTTGCGGGGCTCGTCGATACGGCCGATGAAGCCGATCGTCCGGCCCTGCCACTCCGGCTTGGGCTCGGCGCGGGCGAAGAAGTCCACGTCGACGCCGTTGGGGATGACCACCGCGTCACCGCCGAGGTGCTCGACGAGCGTCCGGCGCGCGTACTCGCTCACCGCGATCCGCGCGCTGATCTTCTCCAGCGCGGGCTGCAGGATCGGATACGCGGCGATCATCGCGCGGGAGCGGGGGTTGGAGGTGTGGAAGGTCGCCACGATCGGCCCCTGCGCGGCCCAGCAGGCCAGCAGGCCCAGCGACGGCGAGGTCGGCTCGTGGATGTGGATGACGTCGAAGTCGCCGTCGTGGAGCCAGCGGCGCACCCGCGCGGCGGAGAGGAAACCGAAGTTGAGCCGCGCCACCGAGCCGTTGTACGGCACGGGCACGGCACGGCCCGCCGAGACGACGAACGGCGGCAGCGGCGTCTCGTCGTCCGCCGGGGCCAGCACCGACACCTCGTGGCCCAGCCGGATGAGGTGCTCGGCGAGGTCCCGGATGTGGAACTGGACCCCGCCGGGCACGTCCCACGAGTACGGGCAGACGATCCCGATCCTCAACGTTTCCCCGTTCCCGAGCTCTGGTCGGCGCGACCGGTCCGCGGCTCGAGATCGGCGAGCCACAGCCGTTGGAGCATGTGCCAGTCCTGCGGGTGCTCTGCGATGCCGGAGGCGAAGGCGTCGGCCATGCCCTGCGTCATCGCCGCGGCCTTCTCGGCCCGGGTGCCCGTGGCGGGCACCTCGACCGGTGCGTGGATCCGGCCCTTCATGACCGGCGAACCGTCGTACCAGAGGGTGACCGGCATCAGCGGCGCGCCGGTCTGCACCGCGAGCATCGCGGGTCCGGCGGGCATCTTCGTCGCCTCGCCGAAGAAGGTGACCTCTATGCCGGAGGAGGACAGATCACGGTCGGCCACCAGGCAGACCAGTCCGCCCGAGCGCAGCCGCCGGGCGAGCGTCCCGAAGGCGCTGCCGCCCGCGTGCGGCAGGACCTCCATGCCGAGCCCCTCGCGGTAGGCCACGAACCGGTCGTAGAGCGTCTCGGGCTTGAGCCGCTCGGCGACCGTGGTGAAGGGCACCCCGAGCTTGGTGGTGACCCAGGCCCCG
The window above is part of the Streptomyces syringium genome. Proteins encoded here:
- the pdxS gene encoding pyridoxal 5'-phosphate synthase lyase subunit PdxS yields the protein MSSTTTSTSANPETGTARVKRGMAEQLKGGVIMDVVNAEQAKIAEDAGAVAVMALERVPADIRKDGGVARMSDPNMIEEIIGAVSIPVMAKSRIGHFVEAQVLQSLGVDYIDESEVLTPADEINHSDKWAFTTPFVCGATNLGEALRRIAEGAAMIRSKGEAGTGNVVEAVRHLRQIKNEIARLRGYDNNELFAAAKELRAPYELVKEVAELGKLPVVLFSAGGVATPADAALMRQLGAEGVFVGSGIFKSGDPAKRAAAIVKATTFFDDPKVIADASRNLGEAMVGINCDTLPESERYANRGW
- a CDS encoding glycosyltransferase family 4 protein, with product MRIGIVCPYSWDVPGGVQFHIRDLAEHLIRLGHEVSVLAPADDETPLPPFVVSAGRAVPVPYNGSVARLNFGFLSAARVRRWLHDGDFDVIHIHEPTSPSLGLLACWAAQGPIVATFHTSNPRSRAMIAAYPILQPALEKISARIAVSEYARRTLVEHLGGDAVVIPNGVDVDFFARAEPKPEWQGRTIGFIGRIDEPRKGLPVLMRALPKILAECPDTRLLVAGRGDEEEAVASLPARMRERVEFLGMVSDEDKARLLRSVDVYVAPNTGGESFGIILVEAMSAGAPVLASDLDAFAQVLDQGSAGELFANEDADALAAAALRLLADPAHRTGLSERGSKHVLRFDWSRVGADILAVYETVTAGAASVAADERVSLRARFGLARD
- a CDS encoding phosphatidylinositol mannoside acyltransferase yields the protein MKEKLTDALYGLGWATVKKLPEPVAVRLGRRIADTVWKRRGAGVLRLESNLARVVPDAGPAELARLSRAGMRSYTRYWIESFRLPAWSRSRIRDGFTPEGLHHLEDALAAGRGAVIALPHMGNYDLAGAWVTTKLGVPFTTVAERLKPETLYDRFVAYREGLGMEVLPHAGGSAFGTLARRLRSGGLVCLVADRDLSSSGIEVTFFGEATKMPAGPAMLAVQTGAPLMPVTLWYDGSPVMKGRIHAPVEVPATGTRAEKAAAMTQGMADAFASGIAEHPQDWHMLQRLWLADLEPRTGRADQSSGTGKR